The following coding sequences are from one Luteolibacter yonseiensis window:
- a CDS encoding TetR/AcrR family transcriptional regulator, translating to MPDSSTSEEILRCARRLITTGGYNGFSYADISAVVGIRKASIHHHFPTKADLVTTLVSQYRKEAEAGLAAMGNHFQSPSDLLRAYTGYWEKCFADSSDPFCVCALLAGQMPGIPEEVATQVRAYFHMLTEWVTSVLERGVADKQFRLSAPAAVEAGIFVATIHGAMISARAYGDGQVFHAIVQPTFARLTG from the coding sequence ATGCCTGACTCTTCGACATCGGAAGAAATCCTCCGTTGCGCCCGCCGCCTCATCACCACCGGTGGCTACAACGGCTTCAGCTATGCGGATATTTCCGCCGTCGTAGGTATCCGCAAGGCCAGCATCCATCATCACTTCCCCACCAAGGCGGATCTGGTGACCACCCTTGTTTCCCAATATCGGAAAGAGGCGGAAGCCGGACTGGCCGCCATGGGAAATCATTTCCAGAGTCCCTCCGACCTCCTCCGCGCCTACACGGGCTACTGGGAAAAGTGCTTCGCCGATTCATCCGATCCATTCTGTGTCTGCGCCCTTCTCGCGGGGCAGATGCCCGGTATTCCCGAAGAGGTCGCCACCCAAGTCCGCGCTTACTTTCATATGCTGACTGAATGGGTCACTTCCGTCCTGGAGCGGGGCGTGGCTGATAAACAATTCCGCCTCTCGGCCCCTGCTGCTGTCGAAGCCGGGATTTTCGTCGCCACCATTCATGGTGCCATGATTTCCGCCCGCGCCTATGGCGACGGTCAGGTCTTCCACGCCATCGTCCAGCCGACCTTCGCTCGCCTCACCGGCTGA
- a CDS encoding YraN family protein, translated as MAGPDGKTRDRIWLGNYGERVAAAWLRSQGCRILARNYRSPRKGEVDIIARDGRLLLFVEVKTRQAGSRIRGLDAVGKDKQALIERGANSWLKRLGTRNLPWRFDVIEVSVEEGRKPRVNRVKDAF; from the coding sequence TTGGCTGGACCTGACGGCAAAACGCGCGACAGGATCTGGTTGGGAAATTATGGCGAACGCGTCGCCGCCGCATGGCTCCGCTCGCAGGGATGCAGGATTCTGGCGAGAAACTACCGCAGCCCGAGGAAGGGCGAGGTGGACATCATCGCAAGGGATGGAAGGCTGTTGCTTTTCGTGGAAGTGAAAACCCGCCAGGCCGGCAGCAGGATCCGGGGACTGGACGCCGTAGGAAAAGACAAACAGGCACTGATCGAGCGTGGTGCGAATTCGTGGCTCAAGCGTCTCGGCACCCGCAACCTGCCTTGGAGGTTCGACGTCATCGAAGTCAGCGTGGAGGAAGGACGGAAGCCCCGGGTGAACCGGGTGAAAGACGCGTTCTAA
- a CDS encoding response regulator, translating to MISGDSTTSCIWILEDHEVFAKQIRRLISHETDLTCPHHFTSAADLFDKLKFTTERPDLLLLDLGLPRRSGLEVLADLRQILPDLKVLILSASDDRDKVYRAICSGASGYLLKTADPEEILSGIRDVIHGASALSAPIASMILQGFARYGPVEHIEPLTSREEEVLRLLVRGLIKKEIADELLISQHTVDMHLRSVYRKLQVRSQTEAVSKALRQGLV from the coding sequence ATGATCTCCGGAGACTCCACCACCTCCTGCATTTGGATTTTGGAAGATCACGAAGTATTTGCCAAGCAGATCCGTCGTTTGATCAGCCATGAGACGGATCTCACCTGCCCGCATCACTTCACCAGCGCGGCGGATCTTTTCGACAAGCTCAAGTTCACGACCGAGCGGCCCGATCTCCTGCTTCTGGATCTTGGACTGCCACGCCGCAGTGGTCTCGAAGTTCTTGCGGACCTCCGCCAGATCCTGCCGGATCTCAAAGTCCTCATCCTCTCCGCATCGGACGACCGGGACAAGGTCTACCGTGCCATCTGCAGCGGAGCCTCCGGCTACCTGCTGAAAACCGCCGATCCCGAAGAAATCCTCTCCGGCATCCGGGACGTCATCCACGGAGCCTCGGCGCTCAGCGCGCCGATCGCCAGTATGATCCTCCAAGGATTCGCCCGTTACGGCCCGGTGGAACACATCGAACCCCTCACCAGCCGGGAGGAAGAAGTCCTGCGGCTTCTGGTCCGTGGCTTGATCAAGAAGGAAATCGCCGACGAACTGCTCATTTCCCAACACACCGTGGACATGCATTTGCGCTCGGTTTATCGGAAACTCCAAGTCCGCTCGCAGACCGAAGCCGTCTCCAAGGCGCTTCGTCAAGGGTTGGTGTGA
- a CDS encoding sensor histidine kinase, translating into MNLGNPIGRIARIFDSQLVRTEDRVSWLDNRVSTFAPHREHSMKVGLGHRGYRSKKGGADPAVTIDLGKEHPLDTIFLVPCQRESIDDTGIFPKRYTVELSNRTDFAQRTVLFSSNSISPSSRLNDGNPVPLNARNTSARYVRLTVHEGHKKGMLDLFGLSEIVVISENDPVSLGAPVTTIGNLNVRGIWYPESLTDGRTPLGIWQNGGKPTSEAGDSVNVSRESDTVSWSISLPQAAELDRVVLFPYQIDRSFESSVLPEAVTIHLQDAGGQEETLAAEWRNPLAGSVNMTPIVIPLNGRTGRNIRITGTRPWVMGDLKIHALSEIEVWSSGKNLATALPVIRESEGAAATVTTLTDGYTSDNKIIPMGIWLDQLYERGRIERELAILRPVHRQLASESELNATWGSAVVLGLTFLIPVFIVERRRLMSRDQLDQLRKRIASDLHDDIGSNLGSISLIARTARKDLVRLQGPEEVAEDLGQVESIARESSLAMRDIVWLLERRQDSIGDLVQRMRETAGRLLREISYTVECESNKTTAKLSLDAKRHLFLFYKEAIHNVLKHSQANRVSIRLWDEDDKLALEILDNGVGLPLNDDTKSTTVHKLEDRARVLDGLLQIASSKEKGTAIRLLVKRSHLTAHPTLA; encoded by the coding sequence ATGAATCTCGGCAACCCTATCGGCAGGATCGCCCGGATTTTCGACTCACAACTGGTTCGGACCGAAGACCGGGTTTCATGGCTGGACAACCGCGTCTCCACCTTCGCCCCGCATCGGGAGCATTCAATGAAAGTCGGCCTGGGCCACCGGGGATACCGCTCCAAAAAAGGGGGCGCAGATCCTGCCGTCACAATTGATCTGGGCAAGGAACATCCTCTGGACACCATTTTCCTCGTCCCGTGCCAGCGGGAATCCATCGATGACACTGGCATTTTTCCGAAGCGTTACACCGTCGAACTCTCGAACCGGACGGATTTCGCCCAACGGACCGTGCTGTTCAGCTCGAATTCCATTTCTCCGTCCAGTCGGTTGAACGATGGAAATCCGGTTCCGTTGAACGCCCGGAACACCTCCGCGCGCTATGTGCGGCTCACGGTTCACGAAGGTCACAAAAAGGGAATGCTCGATCTTTTCGGGCTATCCGAAATCGTCGTCATATCGGAAAACGATCCGGTATCATTGGGCGCGCCGGTAACCACCATCGGCAATCTCAACGTCCGGGGCATCTGGTATCCGGAGTCCCTTACGGACGGGCGGACCCCGCTTGGCATCTGGCAGAACGGCGGCAAACCCACCTCGGAGGCCGGCGATTCGGTGAATGTTTCCCGGGAAAGCGACACGGTCTCCTGGAGCATCTCTCTGCCGCAAGCCGCGGAACTCGACCGGGTTGTCCTGTTTCCTTATCAAATCGACCGCTCCTTTGAATCCTCGGTCCTTCCTGAAGCCGTCACCATCCACCTCCAGGATGCCGGCGGTCAGGAGGAAACGCTCGCGGCGGAATGGAGAAATCCGCTCGCCGGTAGTGTCAACATGACACCGATCGTGATTCCCCTCAATGGCAGGACAGGCAGGAACATCCGCATCACCGGAACCCGGCCGTGGGTCATGGGAGATCTGAAAATCCACGCCCTTTCGGAAATCGAAGTCTGGTCCTCCGGAAAGAATCTCGCCACGGCACTTCCCGTCATCCGCGAGTCGGAGGGGGCTGCCGCCACTGTCACCACCCTCACCGACGGCTACACCTCGGACAATAAAATCATCCCCATGGGCATCTGGCTGGACCAGCTTTATGAACGCGGACGGATCGAACGGGAACTCGCCATCCTGCGGCCCGTCCACCGCCAGCTTGCCTCGGAAAGCGAATTGAACGCCACATGGGGCTCCGCCGTCGTGCTGGGGCTGACCTTCCTGATCCCTGTTTTCATCGTGGAACGGCGACGCCTGATGTCCCGCGACCAGCTCGACCAGCTCCGGAAACGCATCGCCTCGGATCTCCACGACGACATCGGCAGCAACCTGGGGAGCATTTCCCTGATCGCCCGCACCGCGCGCAAGGATCTTGTCCGCCTGCAAGGGCCGGAAGAAGTGGCGGAAGACCTCGGCCAGGTCGAATCCATCGCCCGTGAGAGTTCGTTGGCCATGCGCGACATTGTCTGGCTGCTGGAACGCCGCCAGGACTCCATCGGCGACCTCGTCCAGCGGATGCGGGAGACCGCGGGACGCCTTTTGCGCGAGATCAGCTACACCGTCGAGTGCGAGTCGAACAAAACAACCGCGAAACTTTCACTTGATGCGAAGCGTCACCTGTTCCTTTTTTACAAAGAAGCCATCCACAACGTGCTCAAACACTCCCAAGCCAACCGAGTATCCATCCGCCTTTGGGACGAAGATGACAAACTTGCATTAGAAATTCTCGACAACGGCGTAGGACTTCCGCTCAATGACGACACCAAGTCAACGACCGTGCACAAGCTCGAAGACCGTGCACGTGTGCTCGACGGGCTTCTACAGATCGCTTCATCCAAGGAAAAAGGCACCGCCATCCGCCTACTCGTCAAACGTTCCCACCTCACCGCCCACCCCACACTCGCATGA
- a CDS encoding chorismate-binding protein gives MDYFSDSMAWLGKPDGSVVIGYGPFESSVEPPAGGVAFHVQDFALQDPEPWKIPSRVERSTPAELGAMNRATRPPEWVWDPLDAAPFSVVFQEVMSSIHSGIFEKTVPVVTERGTSAEAPGPGIIEGMIRQPSPLHSYGWVRGSSGFAGATPELLFSLNGDRLETMALAGTARSEDRHVFAADEKEIREHEYVAQTLASKLLDLGKIQRRSREILDLGSIVHFLTTISLDLEIPQTPAKLLRRLHPTPALGPLPRTVETLALLLDWRERLGCPAEFGAPFGLWDHDRFDAIVAIRGIWWEHRQLMLPAGCGIIEASRLVNEWRELRLKRESVKNFIL, from the coding sequence ATGGATTACTTTTCGGATTCAATGGCATGGCTGGGCAAGCCGGACGGCAGCGTGGTGATCGGTTACGGACCATTCGAAAGCTCGGTCGAGCCTCCTGCCGGTGGCGTGGCCTTCCATGTGCAGGACTTCGCCCTCCAAGACCCCGAACCGTGGAAAATCCCCAGCCGTGTCGAACGGAGCACTCCCGCCGAGCTGGGGGCGATGAACCGCGCGACGCGACCTCCGGAATGGGTCTGGGACCCGTTGGACGCCGCCCCCTTTTCAGTCGTCTTCCAGGAGGTGATGTCGTCCATCCACAGCGGGATCTTTGAAAAAACCGTACCAGTGGTCACCGAGAGGGGAACGTCGGCGGAAGCCCCGGGACCGGGCATCATCGAAGGCATGATCCGGCAACCCTCCCCGCTCCATTCCTACGGTTGGGTGCGGGGAAGTTCCGGGTTCGCTGGAGCCACTCCGGAGCTGCTTTTCTCCTTGAATGGGGACCGGCTGGAAACCATGGCACTCGCCGGCACCGCCCGCAGCGAGGACCGACATGTCTTCGCGGCGGATGAAAAGGAGATCCGTGAGCATGAATATGTCGCCCAGACACTCGCATCCAAATTGTTGGATCTCGGAAAAATCCAGCGCCGGTCACGCGAGATCCTGGATCTCGGCAGCATCGTTCATTTCCTCACGACCATCTCGTTGGACCTGGAGATTCCCCAGACGCCCGCGAAACTGCTCCGGCGTCTCCACCCCACCCCCGCTCTCGGCCCGCTCCCACGCACCGTGGAGACTCTGGCGCTGTTGTTGGACTGGCGGGAACGCCTGGGCTGCCCTGCGGAGTTCGGAGCTCCGTTCGGACTTTGGGATCATGACCGTTTCGACGCCATCGTGGCGATCCGCGGAATCTGGTGGGAGCATCGGCAACTCATGCTCCCGGCCGGTTGCGGCATCATCGAGGCCAGCCGCCTCGTCAACGAGTGGCGGGAACTGAGATTGAAGCGCGAGTCTGTTAAAAATTTCATTCTTTAG
- the rplI gene encoding 50S ribosomal protein L9 encodes MANAQVILKEKIEGLGAEADVVKVRAGYARNFLIPQGKAFEATKSNLRHVEALKATRAAREAEELVAFQATAAKISKLKPKFVLSTGQGGKAFGSVTSIDIHKELEAAGIVIDRHAIELEKPIKKSGKSEVSIRLHPEVTTTLVISVDAGDTEETEG; translated from the coding sequence ATGGCCAACGCACAAGTTATTCTCAAAGAAAAAATCGAAGGCCTTGGTGCCGAAGCTGATGTCGTCAAAGTCCGCGCCGGATATGCCCGGAATTTCCTGATCCCACAAGGCAAGGCGTTTGAAGCAACCAAGTCGAACCTTCGTCACGTGGAGGCGCTCAAGGCCACCCGCGCCGCCCGCGAAGCGGAAGAGCTCGTTGCTTTCCAAGCAACCGCCGCAAAGATTTCCAAACTGAAGCCGAAGTTCGTGCTTTCCACCGGCCAAGGTGGCAAGGCGTTCGGCTCCGTCACCAGCATTGACATCCACAAGGAACTCGAGGCCGCGGGCATCGTCATCGACCGTCACGCGATCGAGCTTGAGAAGCCCATCAAGAAGTCGGGCAAGTCGGAAGTCTCCATCCGCCTCCATCCGGAAGTCACCACCACGCTTGTCATCTCGGTGGACGCGGGTGATACCGAGGAAACAGAAGGCTGA